From Podospora bellae-mahoneyi strain CBS 112042 chromosome 3, whole genome shotgun sequence, the proteins below share one genomic window:
- a CDS encoding hypothetical protein (EggNog:ENOG503P168), with protein MEATGQRLQESVLSHAHRHPLLMLGIFAELERERLVNLAEKLADQFTLSSDFLETKDDSSSDVGQGSIKHAKMQEYLGICLMSRTLVDHIRSTKRQLLKVLIELDQLEEYWLSKAYEDVFCQRKSQHRKVEEGDREAAESEGESKALLNEGPELEDNETLSKVLLEQERKSFIQTSNKMRQRVRDILDQYDDKIDECKTMAQNLSLAMQAAWNQTARQDAAVNARIAQLNTTIALETKSESAMMRSIALLTMIFLPLSCVASVFSTTLFNWSPGEGEPVVSKYIWVLAVIAIVLSLAVVCIWYLFTDRGKKRERERVKSWEIPLPGEMVDIHRSKSSGACLGARL; from the exons ATGGAAGCCACGGGGCAACGACTTCAAGAGTCAGTCCTCTCCCACGCTCATAGACACCcactgttgatgctggggatCTTCGCCGAAttggagagggaaaggcTTGTCAATCTGGCTGAGAAGCTAGCCGACCAGTTCACCTTGTCATCTGACTTCTTGGAGACAAAAGATGACAGCAGCAGTGATGTTGGGCAGGGTTCGATAAAGCATGCCAAGATGCAGGAGTACCTTGGAATATGCCTCATGAGTAGGACCCTGGTAGATCACATCCGGAGCACGAAGAGGCAGCTGCTCAAAGTTCTGATTGAGCTGGATCAACTGGAAGAGTATTGGTTGTCCAAGGCTTACGAGGATGTCTTTTGCCAGCGGAAATCTCAGCATAGaaaggttgaagaaggcgaccGTGAGGCTGCTGAAAGCGAAGGGGAGAGCAAGGCTCTGTTGAACGAGGGGCCAGAACTCGAAGACAACGAGACCTTATCCAAGGTTCTTCTCGAACAAGAGAGAAAGTCCTTCATCCAAACAAGCAACAAGATGCGTCAGCGAGTCCGCGACATACTGGATCAATACGACGACAAGATCGATGAGTGCAAAACGATGGCACAGAACCTATCCTTGGCTATGCAGGCC GCCTGGAACCAGACCGCTCGCCAGGATGCCGCAGTCAATGCCAGGATAGCGCAACTCAATACTACGATAGCGCTAGAGACAAAGTCTGAGAGTGCCATGATGAGGAGCATCGCCCTACTAACAATGATATTTTTACCACTCAGCTGCGTTGCT TCTGTCTTCTCAACGACTCTTTTCAACTGGAGCCCAGGGGAAGGGGAGCCCGTCGTATCAAAGTATATCTGGGTTCTAGCTGTCATTGCCATTGTCCTCTCACTGGCCGTGGTGTGTATATGGTACCTTTTTACAGAcagggggaagaagagggaaagggagcgGGTCAAGAGCTGGGAGATTCCATTACCTGGGGAAATGGTTGATATCCATAGGAGCAAGAGTTCAGGGGCGTGTTTGGGCGCCAGGTTGTAG
- a CDS encoding hypothetical protein (EggNog:ENOG503NXIJ; COG:S), producing MSRDELMMKPALESPPLPSSTPPPPPPPPPTGEKKFDNGNSSTTSENDDGLEEVDLGVERGVGQTKWKRLLLWQPPRTRWDERNPPRFTVWINLLFGFAACFTVSNLYYNQAILNRIAESFSVSFERASVVATLMQAGYASGLLLICPLGDVFPRRPFILCLVLLTALLWIILCTTQSFTVFIVVSYICGATTVTPQLMLPLVGDLAPKERRASCLAVVVSGLGLGVLVARILGGVMANYTEWRGIYWFGLGVQFVVWMGLYFWMPDYPSKNPTALKGVTGYGKLLWGIVVLMVTEPLLCQASIVAFCLSAVFTSYWTTLSFLLSRPPYEYSSMVIGLFGLIGVVVILLAPVYSRFVIDKVMPLVSALMGLGLELAGVIVGTFTGGFTVAGPVIQAITIDLGGQFTQIGNRAAIYSLRPDAQNRVNTAYMVAAFSGQLTGTAVGNRLFAQGGWTWSGSCSIGLLVFAILVCLARGPKETGWVGWSGGWMIGRDDLPAKNSKNPPDEEAVLDKEDSDGRKGRQQM from the exons ATGTCTCGGGatgagttgatgatgaagccTGCGCTGGAGTCACCACCATTGCCGtcgtcaacacca ccaccaccaccaccaccgccgccgacagGAGAGAAGAAATTTGATAATgggaacagcagcaccaccagcgagAACGATGATGGTTTGGAAGAAGTTGATCTAGGGGTGGAACGAGGGGTAGGCCAAACAAAGTGGAAAAGGCTTCTTTTGTGGCAGCCGCCGCGTACGAGGTGGGATGAGAGGAATCCGCCGAGGTTTACGGTTTGGATCAATCTGCTGTTTGGATTT GCCGCCTGCTTCACCGTCTCGAATCTGTACTACAACCaggccatcctcaaccgGATCGCGGAGTCGTTTTCCGTCTCGTTTGAGAGGGCGTCTGTGGTTGCAACGCTCATGCAGGCTGGGTATGCGAGTGGGCTGTTGCTGATTTGTCCGCTGGGGGATGTCTTCCCCCGGAGGCCGTTTATCCTCTGCTTGGTTTTGTTGACGGCGCTGCTGTGGATTATCCTGTGTACGACGCAATCTTTTACTGTTTTTATTGTCGTGAGCTATATCTGCGGGGCGACGACTGTTACGCCGCAGCTGATGCTGCCTTTGGTGGGGGATCTGGCGCcaaaggagaggagggcgagtTGCCTGGCGGTTGTAGTTTCTGGcttggggctgggggtgttggtggcgaGGATATTGGGCGGTGTGATGGCGAATTATACCGAGTGGAGGGGGATATActggtttgggttgggggttcaGTTTGTTGTTTGGATGGGGTTGTATTTTTGGATGCCGGATTACCCTTCCAAGAACCCGACTGCGTTGAAGGGGGTGACGGGGTATGGGAAGTTGCTGTGGGGgattgtggtgttgatggtgacggaGCCGTTGCTTTGCCAGGCGAGCATTGTGGCTTTCTGTCTCAGTGCCGTCTTTACGAGCTACTGGACAACTCTAAGCTTCCTGCTCAGCCGGCCGCCGTATGAGTACAGCTCGATGGTTATTGGACTGTTTGGGTTgattggggtggtggttatcTTGTTGGCGCCTGTTTACTCGCGGTTCGTCATAGATAAGGTAATGCCGTTGGTATCAGCTCTGATGGGGCTTGGGTTAGAGCTGGCTGGGGTGATCGTGGGTACTTTTACCGGAGGGTTTACGGTGGCAGGACCGGTTATTCAGGCAATAACAATCGATCTGGGGGGTCAGTTTACGCAAATTGGGAACAGGGCGGCGATATACAGTCTGAGACCGGACGCACAGAATCGTGTGAATACGGCATACATGGTTGCGGCGTTTTCTGGGCAGCTGACGGGAACAGCAGTGGGTAATCGTCTTTTCGCGCAGGGTGGTTGGACTTGGAGTGGAAGTTGCAGCA TTGGGCTATTGGTGTTCGCCATTCTGGTGTGCCTTGCCCGAGGCCCGAAAGAAactggatgggttggttggtcaGGTGGGTGGATGATTGGAAGAGACGATTTGCCAGCAAAGAACTCGAAGAATCCTCCAGACGAAGAGGCTGTATTGGACAAAGAGGATTCGGATGGCAGGAAGGGTAGACAACAAATGTAG
- a CDS encoding hypothetical protein (EggNog:ENOG503P2AV; COG:S): protein MTCRIALLFGALFFALPSTARNTELRKTTSRVPPVLAPNCRYVQIPLGNISADNVDFPRTRRNVDFNSPKDVTKFFSSCLDPQMYEDPDENTTKLIVERNVTIHGILCRPERPVAAQDRRIHLMVHDATYDKSMWHGLGILEYSLADALASGLGGSYTLAIDLWGHGDSHGPTYPDPWQVLQPPFHVEVLHELAVRLRTNQHGLWMAFKNVTYVGHGFGAQLGSYLIEDFPNDVDAFVGTGLPTGSKMTPRPSEWMLAPAHSTDPKYQDQPLGYFTGAVTSFLDRRNILYGGIYDDDLAVLDFLSQDTITGGEACWSGSYLSSEWLGSAFSFKGQACIVAGEYDRIACADGRECKERLRGVCSKVFPDASSCKSNVLGSTGHAWMLHRIGVKLANSVRSASALGGSWGNLCSVIS, encoded by the exons ATGACCTGCCGCATCGCGCTGCTTTTCGGGGCCCTATTCTTCGCTCTCCCAAGCACAGCCAGGAACACTGAGCTCAGGAAAACCACCTCAAGAGTCCCGCCCGTTCTCGCGCCCAATTGCCGTTATGTTCAGATACCACTCGGAAACATCTCAGCTGACAACGTCGACTTCCCACGAACAAGGAGAAATGTCGACTTCAATTCTCCAAAAGACGTGACCAaattcttctcctcttgccTTGACCCTCAGATGTACGAGGATCCTGATGAGAATACCACGAAACTCATTGTGGAGAGGAACGTTACCATCCACGGCATCCTTTGCCGACCAGAAAGGCCAGTCGCTGCGCAAGATCGTCGGATTCATCTAATGGTCCACGACGCGACATACGACAAATCTATGTGGCATGGGCTCGGTATACTAGAGTACAGTTTGGCAGATGCCCTGGCGTCTGGTCTTGGTGGTTCCTACACCCTAGCCATTGACCTTTGGGGTCATGGAGACAGCCATGGCCCGACATATCCCG ACCCTTGGCAGGTACTCCAACCCCCGTTCCACGTCGAGGTCTTGCATGAGCTCGCCGTCCGACTGCGCACAAACCAGCATGGCCTCTGGATGGCCTTCAAGAACGTAACATATGTTGGACATGGCTTTGGTGCCCAGCTCGGCAGTTATCTCATCGAGGATTTTCCCAATGACGTCGATGCATTTGTTGGAACCGGACTCCCCACGGGCTCAAAGATGACGCCTCGCCCGAGTGAATGGATGCTTGCGCCAGCACACTCTACAGATCCGAAATACCAGGACCAGCCGCTAGGCTACTTTACTGGGGCAGTGACTTCTTTCCTTGACCGAAGGAACATTCTGTACGGGGGCATCTACGATGACGACTTGGCTGTACTGGACTTTCTCAGTCAAGATACCATTACTGGCGGCGAAGCCTGCTGGAGCGGATCTTACCTTTCGAGCGAATGGCTCGGTTCAGCCTTCAGCTTCAAGGGCCAGGCATGCATCGTCGCTGGAGAATACGACAGAATTGCGTGCGCCGATGGGCGTGAGTGCAAGGAGAGATTACGGGGCGTCTGCAGCAAGGTATTTCCCGATGCTAGCTCATGCAAGAGCAATGTTCTGGGAAGCACAGGCCATGCCTGGATGCTGCACAGGATTGGTGTCAAGCTGGCAAACTCGGTTCGCAGCGCCTCGGCACTTGGAGGCTCTTGGGGAAATTTGTGCTCGGTGATTAGCTGA
- a CDS encoding hypothetical protein (CAZy:CE1; COG:O; EggNog:ENOG503NZTT) — translation MAQSLTRINNFGSNPSNAKMFIYVPRNLAAKPPIIVAIHYCTGTAQAYFSGSPYRQLADQKGFIVIYPESPYSGTCWDDKSIVSSRATLTHDGGGNSNAIANMVKYTLQQYNGDPTKVFVTGTSSGGMMTNVMAATYPDLFAAGIVYSGTAAGCFYSQSGGTNAWNNSCAQGQVRSTPQVWAKMVFDAYPGYEGPRPKMQIYHGSADTTLHANNYNETIKQWAGVFGLDPAKPDVTQANTPQSRYTTYSWDNGKLIGVYAQGVGHSVNMRGADDMKFFGL, via the exons ATGGCCCAGAGTCTCACACGCATCAACAACTTCGGGTCCAATCCTTCAAATGCGAAGATGTTCATTTATGTCCCCAGAAACCTCGCGGCGAAGCCTCCTATCATTGTGGCCATTCACTACTGCACTGGTACTGCTCAGGCTTACTTCAGTGGCAGCCCATACAGACAGCTCGCTGATCAGAAGGGCTTTATTGTCATTTACCCTGAATCACCCTATTCGGGGACTTGCTGGGATG ACAAGAGCATAGTTTCTTCACGCGCCACCCTTACCCATGACGGCGGTGGTAACAGCAacgccatcgccaacatgGTCAAGTACACGCTTCAGCAGTACAACGGCGACCCCACCAAGGTGTTTGTGACCGGCACCTCTTCCGGTGGCATGATGACG AACGTCATGGCTGCTACCTACCCCGACCTTTTTGCTGCAGGCATCGTCTACTCCGGCACTGCCGCTGGCTGCTTCTATTCCCAGTCTGGTGGCACCAACGCCTGGAACAACTCCTGTGCTCAAGGCCAAGTTCGTTCGACACCGCAGGTTTGGGCAAAGATGGTCTTTGATGCCTACCCAGGATATGAAGGACCCCGACCCAAGATGCAGATCTACCACGGTTCTGCCGACACAACTCTCCACGCGAACAACTACAACGAGACGATTAAGCAATGGGCAGGTGTATTCGGCCTGGATCCCGCGAAGCCAGATGTCACCCAGGCGAACACCCCCCAGAGCCGGTACACCACGTATTCGTGGGACAACGGAAAGTTGATTGGCGTGTACGCCCAAGGCGTCGGGCACAGTGTAAATATGAGGGGAGCAGATGACATGAAATTCTTTGGTCTTTGA